GTCGAACGGGGCCCGGTCGGTGATCTTCGACAGCAGCAGGCCGACGTCGCCCTTTCCGACCTTGCGCAACCGGCCGTCCGCGCGACGCTTCGGGGCTCCCGTGTCCTCGTCGTACTCGACGACGGCGTGCGGCAGCGGACAGATACCCGCCGTCTTCTCCACGTCGAGGGCGTTGATGAAGGCGATGTTGCACTCGCTGGCGCCGTAGAACTCCGCGACCCGATCGATCCCGAACCGCTCGGTGAACTCCGTCCACAGCTCCGGCCGCAGGCCGTTGCCGACCATGAGGCGGATCGAGTTGTCCGCGTCGGTGGGCCGTTCGGGCTGGTTGAGCAGGTAGCGGCACAACTCGCCGATGTAGGTGAACGCGGTGGCCTGGTTGCGGGCCGCGTCGTCCCAGAACTTGGATGCGGAGAACTGGCGGCCCAGCGCGAACGTCGCGCCCGAGGACAGCACCGAGGACAGGGAGACCGTGAGTGCGTTGTTGTGGTACAGCGGCAGGCAGACGTACAGGACGTCGTCGCGGCGGAGGCGCACGCCGAGCGCGCCGAGTCCGGACATCGACTTGAGCCAGCGGAAGTGGCTCATCAGGCTCGCCTTCGGAAGCCCGGTGGTTCCGGAGGTGAAGATGTAGAAGGCGTTCTCCTTCGCCTGGATCTGCGCGGTCACCTGCGGGTCCGCGTCACTCGCGTCGAGAGCCAGCTTCTCCAGATCACCCAGGGGCAGGACGGTGGTCCCCGTCGGCGGCTCGTCGAGTGAGTCGAGCGCCTCGGAGCAGTCCTCGGCCACCACGAGCACGGCGGCGTCGAGCAGGCCGATGCTGTGCCCGAGGACCGACCCACGCTGGTTGTGGTTGAGCATGCCCGCTGCGGCACCGAGCTTGACCGCGGCCAGGGCGAGCAGCAACGTCTCCGGGGCGTTCTTGCCGAGGATGCCGACCACGCCACCGCGACGGACCCCGGCGCCCTCGAGGACGTGCGCATACCGGTTGACCTTCGCGTTGGCGTCGGCGTAGCTCAGTGACTCGCCTTCGAAACGCAGGAATGCGCGGGTCGGTTGCTGCGCCGCCACCCGCTGGAAGATGTGCCCGATCGACTCCTGCGCGGTCGGCTTGCGCAGCAGGCCCAGGACTCCCCGCCCGAGGCTGGGCAGATCCCGTGCCATGCTCGGCAGACCGCGGACGACATCGGCCACGCCGACAGTGGAACGTGCATCAGAACCCATGTGTCTTCTCCCCTGGAAATGCTCGGATCGCGCGAACGGCAGTATGAGTGCCGTCACCTTACTGCACGGTAGCAACGCCCGTCACGAGGCCGGTGGGACCTCGAGTGGAGTCACACAGGCGTCCAGCGCCTCCTGCACAGTGGTCACCACGATCAACCGGTCGAGGGCCCCGTTCGCGACGAATCCGCCGGCACGCAGTCCGTCCAGCCACTCGAGCAATCCGTAGTAGTGCCCCACCGGATCGAGCAGCACCACCGGCTTCGCGTGCATCCCCAGGTATCCGGCCGTCCACGCCTCGAACATCTCCTCGAGGGTGCCGATGCCACCGGGCAGGGTGACGAATGCATCGGCCCGGTCCTCCATCACCTTCTTGCGCTCGCGCATCGTGTCGGTGACGATCAACTCGTCGGCGTCGACATCTGCCATCTCTCTGTGCACCAACGCTTTCGGGATCACCCCCACCGTGTTCCCGCCGGCACCACGAGTGGCGGTCGCCACCGCACCCATCATCGAGACGTTGCCGCCGCCGGAGACGAGTTGCCACCCGCGCGCACCGATCTCGGTGCCCAGATCGGCCGCGAGACGCAGGTAGTCGGACCCGACGGGCCCGGACGCGCAGTACACACACACCGAGGTCACCAGGCGTCCTCCGTTCCGGTGAGCGCGGCCTCGTCGACGCCGCGCTGCGATTCGACGACGATGCGCACGGCCTCGTCGACATCGTCGGTGACATGGATGAGTTCGATGTCCCCCGCCGAAATCTTGCCGCTGCCGAGAAGCGAATTCCGCAGCCACTCGACCAGGCCCGACCAGTACTCGGTCCCGAGGAGGACGATGGGAAATCGGGTGACCTTCCGGGTCTGGACGAGGGTCAGTGCCTCGAACAACTCGTCGAGAGTGCCGAACCCACCCGGCAGGCAGATGAATGCCTGGGAGTACTTGACGAACATCGTCTTCCTGGCGAAGAAGTACCGGAAGTTGATCCCGAGATCCACCCACTCGTTGAGTCCCTGTTCGAAGGGCAACTCGATACCGAGGCCGATGGAGTAGCCCTGCGCCTCGCACGCACCGCGGTTGGCGGCCTCCATGACCCCCGGGCCGCCCCCGGTGATGACGGCGAATCCGGCGCGGGCCAGTGCACTGCCGAGCGCCCGGGCGGTGTCGTACTCGGCATGTCCCTCCGGCGTCCGGGCCGAGCCGAACACACTCACCGCACGCGGCACCTCGGCCAGGGCACCGAACCCCTCGACGAACTCGCTCTGGATCCGCAGTACCCGCCACGGGTCGGTGTGCACCCAGTCGCTCGACCCGCGTTCGTCGAGCAACCGCTCGTCGGTGGTGGAGCCGTCTCGCCGCGATCCTCGTAGCTGGACCGGCCCGCGGTGCCGCACGGCGCCCGCCTTCCGGCCGCCCACGGGTCTGTTCTTCTCGGGTGCCATGACACCAGGCTATCCGCCGGCCTCGCACTCAGGCCGTGAGAAAACTCCGCAGGACGTCGGCGACGGCGGTGATCTGCGCGACGGGCACGTGCTCGTCGCGCTTGTGCGCCAGGTTCGGGTCGCCCGGCCCGTAGTTGACGGCCGGGATTCCCAGTGCCGAGAAGCGCGAGACGTCCGTCCATCCGTACTTGGCGCGGAACTGCCCACCCGCGGCGTCGACGAGTGCGGCCGCCGCGGGATGCGCGAGACCGGGCAGCGCTCCCGGCGACAGATCGGTGACCTCGAACCCCAGGTCGAGGCCGTCGAAGACCTCCCGCACGTGATCGACGGCCTGTTCGGTGCTGCGATCCGGCGCGAACCGGAAGTTGACGTCGATCTCGGCCTCGTCCGGCACCACATTGCCCGCGACTCCGCCCGACATCCGCACCGCGGACAGCCCCTCCCGATACACGCAGCCGTCGATGTCCACCGAACGCGCACGATATCCGGACAGCCGGTCCAGTACGGGACCGAACTTGTGGATCGCGTTGTCTCCCAACCATGATCGCGCAGAGTGTGCTCGGGTACCGGAGGTGGCGAGACGCACCCGCAGCGTGCCCTGACAGCCGGCCTCGATCAGCCCGCCCGTCGGCTCCCCGAGAATCGCGACGTCGCCGCGCAGCCACTCCGGAAGTTCCCGCTCGATGCGGCCGAGGCCGTTGTGCACGGCCGCGATCTCCTCGCAGTCGTAGAACACGAGGGTCAGGTCGTGCGCGGGCTCGGCGATCGTGGCCGCCAGATGCAGGAAGACCGCATCGCCGGACTTCATGTCGACCGTTCCGCAGCCGTACATCAGGTCGCCCTCGCGCCGGGACGGCACGTTGTCGGCAATCGGCACGGTGTCCAGGTGCCCTGCCAGGACGACTCGGCTCGGCAGGCCCCGGTCGGTCCTGGCCAGCACGGCATTCCCGTTGCGGACCACCTCGAAGCCGTCGGTCTGGGTGCGCAGCGCCGATTCGACCAGGTCCGCCAGGCGCTGCTCCTCCCGCGAGACACTCGGAACGTCCACGAGCGCGGCGGTGAGATCGATCGGATCGGCATGCAGGTCGAGTGCGGTCACGACGTCCAGGGTAGGCGCCGGGCACATCTGCCGGGCACCGCACCGGTAGGCTGGATACCCGTGAGTACACAGGGAGCAACTGCAGTCGGCCTCGCCAACGTCACCGTGAGCGGTACCGTCCTGGACACCTGGTACCCGGCGCCTGCGCTGGGCACACCCGAGGACACCGGAACGACGGTCCTCGAAGGAGGAGACGTCCCCACCGAGCTGGCCCTGCTCGCCGGGCCGGACGAGGCCCGCGACGTCGATCTCGTGGTGGTGCGCACCTCGATCGCCGACCTGACCGCACCCCCCGTCGACACCCACGACGTCTACCTGCGCCTGCACCTCCTCTCCCATCGTCTGGTGCAGCCCCATCAGGTCAACCTCGACGGCCAGTTCGGCCTGCTCGCCAACGTGGTGTGGACGAACTACGGCCCGTGTGCGGTCGAGGGTTTCGAGAAGGTGCGCTCGCGCCTGCGAGTAAAGGGCACGGTCACCGTCTTCGGCGTGGACAAGTTCCCGCGCATGGTGGACTACGTCGTCCCGTCCGGCGTCCGGATCGCCGACGCGGACCGGGTTCGCCTGGGCGCCCATCTCGCGAACGGCACCACCGTGATGCACGAGGGATTCGTGAACTTCAATGCCGGCACGCTCGGCAACTCGATGGTCGAGGGCCGCATCTCCGCAGGTGTCGTGGTCGGTGACGGCTCGGACGTCGGCGGCGGTGCCTCGATCATGGGCACGCTCTCCGGCGGCGGCAAGGAAACCATCTCCATCGGCGAGCGCTGCCTGCTCGGCGCGAACTCGGGTATCGGGATCTCGCTCGGCGACGACTGTGTCGTGGAAGCCGGCGTGTACGTCACGGCGGGCACCAAGGTCACCGGACCGGACGGCACCGTCGTCAAGGCGAAGGACCTCAACGGCCGGTCGAACATGCTGCTGCGCCGCAATTCGGTGTCCGGCGCGGTCGAGGTCGTGCCGTGGAAGGGCACCGGTGTCGAACTGAACGCCGCTCTGCACGCGAACGACTGACCCGACTGCGACTGATCG
This genomic interval from Rhodococcus triatomae contains the following:
- a CDS encoding long-chain-acyl-CoA synthetase; protein product: MGSDARSTVGVADVVRGLPSMARDLPSLGRGVLGLLRKPTAQESIGHIFQRVAAQQPTRAFLRFEGESLSYADANAKVNRYAHVLEGAGVRRGGVVGILGKNAPETLLLALAAVKLGAAAGMLNHNQRGSVLGHSIGLLDAAVLVVAEDCSEALDSLDEPPTGTTVLPLGDLEKLALDASDADPQVTAQIQAKENAFYIFTSGTTGLPKASLMSHFRWLKSMSGLGALGVRLRRDDVLYVCLPLYHNNALTVSLSSVLSSGATFALGRQFSASKFWDDAARNQATAFTYIGELCRYLLNQPERPTDADNSIRLMVGNGLRPELWTEFTERFGIDRVAEFYGASECNIAFINALDVEKTAGICPLPHAVVEYDEDTGAPKRRADGRLRKVGKGDVGLLLSKITDRAPFDGYTDEKATDKKLVRDAFADGDCWFDTGDLVRKQGFMHVAFVDRLGDTFRWKGENVATTEVEGALGAHPAVENVVVYGVSVPGTDGRAGMAAVKLREGHDFDGAGVAEFLYGRLPSYAVPLFVRIVDSLEQTSTFKSRKVELRNEGFDVSEPGRLHVLAGREGGYRESYDGYVDEVAGGAVPRG
- a CDS encoding LOG family protein; the protein is MVTSVCVYCASGPVGSDYLRLAADLGTEIGARGWQLVSGGGNVSMMGAVATATRGAGGNTVGVIPKALVHREMADVDADELIVTDTMRERKKVMEDRADAFVTLPGGIGTLEEMFEAWTAGYLGMHAKPVVLLDPVGHYYGLLEWLDGLRAGGFVANGALDRLIVVTTVQEALDACVTPLEVPPAS
- a CDS encoding LOG family protein, which encodes MAPEKNRPVGGRKAGAVRHRGPVQLRGSRRDGSTTDERLLDERGSSDWVHTDPWRVLRIQSEFVEGFGALAEVPRAVSVFGSARTPEGHAEYDTARALGSALARAGFAVITGGGPGVMEAANRGACEAQGYSIGLGIELPFEQGLNEWVDLGINFRYFFARKTMFVKYSQAFICLPGGFGTLDELFEALTLVQTRKVTRFPIVLLGTEYWSGLVEWLRNSLLGSGKISAGDIELIHVTDDVDEAVRIVVESQRGVDEAALTGTEDAW
- the dapE gene encoding succinyl-diaminopimelate desuccinylase, producing MCPAPTLDVVTALDLHADPIDLTAALVDVPSVSREEQRLADLVESALRTQTDGFEVVRNGNAVLARTDRGLPSRVVLAGHLDTVPIADNVPSRREGDLMYGCGTVDMKSGDAVFLHLAATIAEPAHDLTLVFYDCEEIAAVHNGLGRIERELPEWLRGDVAILGEPTGGLIEAGCQGTLRVRLATSGTRAHSARSWLGDNAIHKFGPVLDRLSGYRARSVDIDGCVYREGLSAVRMSGGVAGNVVPDEAEIDVNFRFAPDRSTEQAVDHVREVFDGLDLGFEVTDLSPGALPGLAHPAAAALVDAAGGQFRAKYGWTDVSRFSALGIPAVNYGPGDPNLAHKRDEHVPVAQITAVADVLRSFLTA
- the dapD gene encoding 2,3,4,5-tetrahydropyridine-2,6-dicarboxylate N-succinyltransferase codes for the protein MSTQGATAVGLANVTVSGTVLDTWYPAPALGTPEDTGTTVLEGGDVPTELALLAGPDEARDVDLVVVRTSIADLTAPPVDTHDVYLRLHLLSHRLVQPHQVNLDGQFGLLANVVWTNYGPCAVEGFEKVRSRLRVKGTVTVFGVDKFPRMVDYVVPSGVRIADADRVRLGAHLANGTTVMHEGFVNFNAGTLGNSMVEGRISAGVVVGDGSDVGGGASIMGTLSGGGKETISIGERCLLGANSGIGISLGDDCVVEAGVYVTAGTKVTGPDGTVVKAKDLNGRSNMLLRRNSVSGAVEVVPWKGTGVELNAALHAND